Below is a genomic region from Actinoallomurus bryophytorum.
CGCCGCCATCGACCGGCTCGAACGCAGCGGCTACGCCGCACGCGAGCACGACGCCACCGACCGGCGGCGGGTCATCGTCAAGCTCGACGAGAAGCAGCTCGAAGACAAGCTCCTGCCGCTGTACGCGTCAGAGGCGGCCGGCCGGAAGGACGTCCTCGCCCGCTTCGGCGACGAGGAACTGGCCACGGTCCGTGAGTTCCTGCGGGCTCTCGAAGAGGCAAGCGCCACCCGGGCTCAGCCGGACGCGCCGGGCTGACGGCCCGCTATGGCCCGCGGACTCCCTCGACGCCAAGCTCGAGATCGACAGGTCACTCAGGAGGTGGCCGTCGCGTTCGCGGGCAGGCGGCGGCGTGGCAGGCGGTACGCGGTGAAGATGATCCAGGCCAGCGAGGGGAACCGCACGACGGGGAGCAGCGGCGAAAGGGCCGGCAGCGCGACCGTCAACGTGGCGATGAACGCGAGTGCCGCGAGCACGAGCCCCGACAGGGCGAGCCAGCGGGGGAGCAGGCCTGCCAGGAGCCCGGGGACGGCGACGCCGGCGATCAGCAGCCCGCTCGGGACGACGAAGCCGGGACCACCGGTGATGAAGGCGAGGTCGTGCATCAGCCGGATGAGCTCGACGTGGCCGAGCAGCTCCGGCCGGGTGAGCGTCCAGGTGAACAGCGCGGAGAGCGCCATCGCCGCCGAGGCCAGCACGCCACCGGCGAGCGCGATGGCCGTACCGGCGGCCCGGACGCCGAGCTGGTTCAGCCGGACCGAGGCGGTCGCCGTGTAGATCACGAGCGGCGGCGCCGCGGCGAACTGCAACAGTGCCATCAGGAGGACGGGAACGCGGTTGTCGCGGAAGTAGTCCACGATCGCCGCCTGGCCCGAGAACGGTGACGGGTAGACCGCCCCGCCGGAGAGGGCGATCGGCAGGACGAGTGAGGCGAGGAAGAGCGCCACGGTGGTGATCGCGACGGGTGGCAGCGGGGGTCCGGCCTGGGGGAGTCTGCGGGCGGTCACAGTGTCATTCCTCCGGTGATGTCGAGGGTGGTGCCGGTGATCCAGGACGAGGCGTCGGAGGCGAGGAACGCGACCGCCTCGGCGATGTCCACCGGGCGGCCGATGCGGCCGAGCGGTACGT
It encodes:
- a CDS encoding MarR family winged helix-turn-helix transcriptional regulator, with protein sequence MASGDPRAALEEAVRHGLRALMTRAVVFNHEVAERTGLNLTDLQCLGLLQLQGPMSAGALARGTGLTTSAITAAIDRLERSGYAAREHDATDRRRVIVKLDEKQLEDKLLPLYASEAAGRKDVLARFGDEELATVREFLRALEEASATRAQPDAPG